One segment of Ipomoea triloba cultivar NCNSP0323 chromosome 12, ASM357664v1 DNA contains the following:
- the LOC115998705 gene encoding pentatricopeptide repeat-containing protein At1g04840-like, giving the protein MNAITKAKKAYFPSKTTSFATQQAPNPISSRHDHPNLAETHFISLIHSSKSTPHLKSIHAQVLRRCLHIANSRITTQLISASSQHGSINYALSIFRSSCYRNLFIFNAIIRGLCENSCFESSIEHFKLMLRLGVRPDRLTFPFVLKSVMGLRGKRCGAVFHCGIFKMGLDCDSFVRVSLADMYVKIGLLDSALQLFNESPEKNKVESVLLWNVVIDGCCKGGKLSKAVQLFEEMPERNTGSWNSLINGLMRSGEVYKAIEFFDGMDEKNVVSWTTVIHGLMLNGLHEKALELFFKMVDIGVKPNDLTIVSALSACAKIGALEAGVRIHNNMLSHGFRMNAAVGNALLDMYAKCGDIESASQVFNGMKVKDIRTWSVMIWGWAIHGCADKAIQCFEMMILSGIRPDEVVFLSVLTACSHAGRVDQGLNIFNSMKVKYSMVPTMKHYAVIVDLYGRAGQLDEALRFVERMPLEPDHIIWGALFCACRACKNIEMAKYATDKLLKLKPKHPGSYIFLSNVYAGVGKWDDVERVRTSMKSKDVEKDPGWSSMEVDGQVHTFVAGDRAHSLACEIYAKLEDITAGARQQGYVPETEWVLHNIEEEEKEDALGSHSEKLALAFGLISTGHSTVIRIVKNLRVCGDCHSLMKHVSKMNQREIVLRDMKRFHHFKDGVCSCHDYW; this is encoded by the exons ATGAACGCTATCACAAAAGCGAAGAAGGCTTACTTTCCATCTAAAACCACCAGTTTTGCCACCCAACAGGCTCCAAATCCCATTTCTTCTCGCCATGATCATCCAAATCTCGCCGAAACCCATTTCATATCACTCATCCACTCCTCCAAATCCACTCCCCACCTCAAATCCATCCACGCCCAAGTCCTCCGCCGTTGCCTCCACATAGCCAACTCTAGAATCACCACCCAGCTCATCTCCGCCTCTTCTCAGCACGGGTCGATAAATTACGCCCTCTCCATTTTCCGCTCTTCTTGCTATCGGAACTTGTTCATTTTCAATGCAATCATCAGGGGACTTTGCGAAAATTCGTGTTTCGAGAGCTCCATCGAGCATTTTAAGCTCATGTTGAGGCTTGGTGTGCGGCCTGACCGGCTTACGTTTCCGTTTGTGCTGAAGTCGGTGATGGGTTTGCGTGGGAAACGATGTGGGGCTGTGTTCCATTGCGGGATTTTTAAAATGGGGCTTGATTGTGACTCGTTTGTGAGGGTTTCTTTGGCCGATATGTACGTGAAAATTGGGTTGTTGGATTCTGCCTTGCAGCTGTTCAACGAAAGTCCTGAGAAGAATAAGGTTGAGAGTGTGCTATTGTGGAATGTGGTAATCGATGGGTGTTGCAAGGGTGGGAAGCTGAGTAAGGCAGTCCAGTTATTCGAGGAAATGCCGGAGAGGAACACTGGCTCGTGGAATAGTTTGATAAATGGGTTGATGAGAAGTGGGGAAGTGTACAAGGCAATTGAGTTTTTTGATGGGATGGACGAGAAGAACGTTGTTTCTTGGACTACTGTGATTCATGGGTTGATGCTGAATGGGCTTCATGAGAAGGCTCTGGAGTTGTTCTTTAAGATGGTGGACATAGGTGTCAAGCCCAATGATTTGACTATCGTTTCTGCCCTTTCTGCCTGTGCAAAAATTGGGGCACTTGAGGCAGGGGTAAGAATCCATAATAACATGTTGAGCCACGGGTTCAGGATGAATGCTGCCGTTGGAAATGCTTTGCTGGATATGTATGCAAAATGTGGGGATATTGAGTCTGCTAGTCAGGTGTTTAATGGGATGAAAGTGAAAGATATACGCACTTGGAGTGTTATGATTTGGGGTTGGGCAATCCATGGATGTGCTGATAAGGCCATTCAGTGCTTTGAAATGATGATCTTGTCAG GAATCAGGCCTGATGAAGTTGTTTTTCTGTCTGTTTTAACTGCATGCTCACACGCTGGAAGGGTGGATCAGGGTCTCAACATTTTTAATAGCATGAAGGTTAAGTACTCTATGGTGCCAACCATGAAACATTATGCTGTGATAGTTGATCTATATGGCCGGGCAGGCCAGCTGGATGAGGCTTTGAGATTTGTTGAAAGAATGCCATTGGAGCCTGACCACATCATTTGGGGGGCACTCTTTTGTGCTTGCAGAGCTtgtaaaaatattgaaatggCAAAATATGCCACAGATAAACTCCTGAAGCTTAAGCCAAAACATCCTGGCAGCTATATCTTTCTTTCAAATGTTTATGCTGGTGTGGGCAAATGGGATGATGTTGAAAGGGTAAGAACTTCGATGAAGAGTAAAGATGTAGAGAAAGATCCTGGATGGAGTTCAATGGAGGTGGATGGTCAAGTGCATACCTTTGTAGCTGGCGATCGTGCTCACAGCCTAGCCTGTGAGATATATGCAAAATTAGAGGACATAACAGCAGGTGCTAGACAACAAGGTTACGTGCCTGAAACTGAATGGGTCCTTCATAACATTGAGGAGGAAGAAAAGGAAGATGCCTTAGGAAGTCATAGCGAAAAgttggcacttgcttttgggcTTATCAGTACTGGTCATAGTACAGTCATTAGGATTGTCAAGAACCTGAGAGTCTGTGGGGATTGCCATTCTCTGATGAAACATGTCAGTAAGATGAACCAAAGAGAGATTGTTCTGAGAGATATGAAGAGATTCCATCATTTTAAAGATGGTGTTTGCTCATGCCATGATTACTGGTAG